The window AATGGTTTCTTGAAGATTGGCACGGAGAAAGTCTTCCCGGTTGCTCTCCGGTCTCCTGGCAGTCGGGAGACGATCTGCACTCTGCTGGCTGTCGTCGTGCGCGGTTCGACAAGTCGGACCAGCACCGTGTAGGGGAAACGGCGAATGACCGCGTCCTGCTCAAAGCGGATGTTGCAGGCATCCTCGCCAAGCCGGACCGTCAACAGGTTGGGGGCCTGGTCTGTATCCGACAAGTTCTGGTCGCCTGCGGACAGGCCTTCGACCAGATCGTATAAGGCACCGATGATTCCTTTCGGCACTGGGAGCAACATGACTGGCGATCGTATTTCTCCCAGCGCCTGATCACCGCGGCGCGGCAGCGGCAGTGTGACTTCGGTTCTCGCGGATTGCGCACCATTCAGACGCAGTTTCAAGCCGTTGGTCAGCAGAAGCCTTCTGGCCTCATCCCCCAATTCGGGAAGCGGTAAGGTGAAGATACCGAGTTCGTCGGTCAGTACCCCGCGGCCAAGGGTGGTATCGGTTACGGGGGAGAGGGCCTGCACAATGATCCTCCCTGCCGCACGGCCATCGGGATTGACGACAAGCCCGCTGATCCTCTCTGGAAGTGGACGCACCAGGGGAGCCATATTCCTGGCTTCCTGGGCATGAAGTTTTAGAAAGCCCAGGCCGACCCGGAAATGGGTCACATCGGCGATTTTGCCGGCAACAACGAGATCTTCACCTTGCGCTTCCGCGATTTCCCGGTATTCACGTTCATCAAGTTCGGAGAGGTCTATGCTGGGGAGGAACGATCGGGATAATCCGCTAAGATCGAGCGGGGATTCGTTCGATGGATTGTCCTGCCCATCAGGTCTTCGTCGCTGTTGCCCGTTTTCCGGCTCTTTTGGATCACGGGGATTTCTCTGATTCGGCATGCGGATGGCCTCGCTGTTTATTTAGGTGAAGGCGCCAAGAGAGCCGGGGCCGGCTCTGAATCGATCAGAATCCTGATAAGGAGTGGGTCGGTGGGGCAGTACCGTCCCCTTTGGTAGTACCGAGGGAGCTGAGCTCACATGTCAAACTGTTATGGATGAGAGACCATCCAGTGAACACCGGGACGGCCCAGAAAAGGCCGCTCCGTTGTAATTTGGGAAACTAATGGGATGCTTTCTTCCTGTGCCGCATGGCGTGGAAGGCCAGCACTCCAGACCCCAGAAGCAGCAGGAGGATGGTGGACGGTTCCGGGATGACCTGGGCAGAGGTCAGGGTGACCCGGTAGATGAACTGCTCCTGGTCGAACAGGCCGCCGGACGTGGCAATGTAGCCCGTGGGGATGTTCATCAGCTGGACGCTGGTGAAGTCGCTGAAATTGACCAGGCTTGTTGCGGTGATCAGGTCGAAGTTGAAGGTAGTGAAGCTGGGCTGGGCCAGTTTGGCGAAATCCACTTCCAGGGCGCCGTTGAGCTGGATCTCCCGGGCCACGGTGATCGCCCCGTACCCGCCCAGGCCCCGGGTCAGGCCGGCCACGGCAAAATAGGTCCGGGCCAACTGGTCCATGTAGAAGTCCCCGGCGGTGAGCAGGCTGGCGTCCAGTTCCAGGCTGGCCTCGCTGAAGAGGTTGCTGCTGCTGTTGGCCAGCCGGAATGCACCGGTAATGTCAGCAGAACTGTTTTCCAGACTCATCAGGGCATTTCCGCCAACTCCCCCACCGAGAAACGCGTTGGCTGCCGCGAGGGAGCTGCCGTCGCGCAGGTGCACTTCCCCTCGGGCCGGAATGTTGCCGTCGATAACGTCCAAGATGGTGACAAACGAGGCCACGCCCAAATCTCCCTCCAGAGTGATCGCGCTGTTGCTGGCCTCCAGAGAGCCGTGGCCCTGGTTCAGTCCGACGAGAAGTCCACCCCGGAATTCCTCACGATTCCCGATCACGGTCAGGGAGCTGTCCGTAAGGTTCACGAAGCCCTCGGCCTGCCCGCGGCCGATGCTCAACCGCCCGTTGTCCAGGGTCAGATTGCTCTGCGTGGCCAGCAGTGTCCCCGTGGAATCCGGGGAACCGCCGCCGATGTCCACGATCTGTGCGCTCAGGTCGGCGTTGCGCAGCTCAAGGAGTCCGGTGGCTGTGGGCGGGGTGGCTCCCGGAAACCCTTGACCCACTCCCACGAAAAGGATCGATTCAGCATTTTGTTGCGGGGTGAGAACAATGGCCCCGTCCGTGATCCGGACCGTCCCGTGGGCGTTGTGAGCCGGGTTGGTATTTGCTTCGATCTGAATGTTCGGCTCTCCGAGTGTCCGCCCGACATTCAAGACCCTCCCGGTGAGGGTCCCGCCCGTGATTTCCAGTTCGCCCTCTGCCGTGCCGAAATTCCGGGCCAGCCCGACATTGACGAACGCGGCGTTCACATTGCCGCCATTGACGGTCACGGTTCCGTATGCCGTTCCACCCGGGCCCCACAAGGTGAGCCCAGTGTCGGTTCCCAAGGGGGTCCCCTCGACCCGGCCGATGTTCAGGACCGTTGTCAGTTCCCCGCCAATGCCGCCGCTTCCGGCCTCCAGGGTCCCGGTGGCCGTGACCTCATGCATGGTATTGCCAGCGGCAAGGCCGACATTGATGTTCGTATAATTCCGCAGACCCTGAACTTGGGCCTTGCCGATGGCCGTGCCCTGGCCGACGGCATTGAAGGTATCGAACTGCAGCACGCTGCCGATGTCCACGAAGTTGGGCGCTGTCCCGCCGCCCTGAACCAGCTCGCCTCCTAATTCCAAGTACCCGTCAGCGGTACCGTCCGTACTGGAGTTCACAAGGCCGATGCGGACATTCCCAAATGTCAGGGTGCCTGGGCCGGCAACCAAGGAACCCTCGGCCTTTCCCATTCCTTCGGCCCGGCCGATATCCAGGGTCGGCCCGGAAAACGTCATGGACCCGGCCTTCAGGGTGCCTTCGGCAGCTCCTGCAGCTGCCCTGCCAATGGTCAAGGATGTAGAACCGGGTGTGTTGGTCAGGGCTCCTTCCACCGTCAGCGTGCCTATGCCCTGGGCATTGGTGCCCACAGCCTCGCCGACGAGCGCAAAACTTGAGGTTGTCAGGCTGAGGCTGTCCTCGAACGTAGCCGTGCCCGTGGCCTTGGAGTCTTGGGCGCGGGCACGGCCGATCGTCAGGGAGTCGTTCACGATCGCGGCCTTGCCCACGGTCAGGGTGCCGGTGGCGGTATTGCCTTGGCTGGTACCAAAGCTGCCCAGAATATCCGGACCTTGTCCGGTATTGCCCACCGAAAGCCCGCTTGTCGTCACTTCTCCCTTAACCTTGAGCGTTCCGGTGGCCTTATTGTTTACGCCGGCGGCAAAGCCCACGGTCGTGAAGCTGCTGGTCAGGTTGCCGTTAACCGTCACCGTTCCTGTTGCGGTTGAACCCGTGGTCGGCTCCAGGGGCAGGCCAATTCTCAGGGATGAAACCGCAACGTCCTGGCCGGCCTGGGCTGTCCCGCCGTTGTTGATCAAGGCATTGTTTCCGGCAACGGGAACCTGCTGCGGATCCCAATTGCCAGCCTCGTACCAGTCCCCGGTGCCATCGAGCCTCCAGGTGATGTCCAGGGCGGATGCGGGAGACACGAAAAAAGGGATGAGAGCGAAAAACATCAGAAGGCTGAAGCACAAAAATGTAATCCGGGGGGTGATGGATGGATGGTCAGTCATGAAAAGGCTCCAGATTGAGATAAGCGGCAAGTGCAGATGGTTGTACTTAGTTGCCTCCTAATGCAAAAAATGGTCCGCGCTTCTCTAAAAATAAATATTATTAACTCAGTGTGTTGGTATGCTGACGAATGGTGACTGAAAAATAGTGTGTAATGTTTTTCGACAACTCCCTCCATCGTATTTATTGTGAACAGGTCATCGAATTTCTGATATTTTGAGAATATGTGAAAAAGATGTGTGAACAAAATAATTAAATATCAAAATGTTATCATGCTTTATTGCATTTTTGTTTAATCCTTTATGGTGGGGGAGGGGGTTAAGGTTTTCAAACGCCCGACTGAAAACAATATGAGAACTTCTTGAAGGGGAAAACTGAAATAGGCGAAAAAACGGCTTAAAAGATGTTCTAAGAATTTGAATTGTTGGAATATAACTACCCTGGGTACTGGCCAGTTTCGTTCTCAAATTTACGAGAATTTGTCGGAAAATTATACACTGGCTTTTGTGGGGTTTACAGGAAAACAACAAGATAAATTGTAATGTAATATATGCTTATAATTTGATATGTTTTTTGACTGTGCTTGTTTTTATCAAAAAAGCGGCTTGGTGAGATCAATGGAATTGTCGGATTAGCTTACACTATTGTTTACGCTAAAACACGTATCTCCTCAAAATCATATACTTTAATATTTGGCATTTTTTTTGATATCGCTCAATGTGTTTACGCTGGTTTCTGAGCATCTTGAAATATAATTGCATATAAAAAGGAGATTCCAAGTGAAAAAAGTGATCATCTTTGCAATAGCCAACGTCCTGCTACTTGGACTGGCTATCGGGGCATCCGCTACCCCTTACGTTCTTTACGCCAACAATTATCCTGGAGCATCACCGCTGTATATCGTTGATCAAGCTGACGGCTCCCTCACACAAGTCAGTACGGGTATTGGGTTTAATAATATTGCTGATCTTACTAGCGATACCAGACTGTCCTCGGCACGACTCTGGGGAAACAGCATCATTCAAGATAATATAGTTCCTGATAAGTTTGATAGCACTCTTGTCGAAATTGACCCACTTACAGGTTTCTTCAAATCGTCAATAGCCATGGACCAACCCATCGTATCGCTGGCCTTCGATGTTAATACAGGGGTTTTGTATGGAAACACCTCTGTTGGCTTCGGAGCACCATTCGAAACGCTCTACTCAATAGATCCTTCAGACGGTAGCACGACAGAAATTGGACGTATCACTTTCAATAATGTATTTGCCCTCGCCTTCGATAATTCCGGCACCCTCTATGGGGTATCCGACTCAACAAATAAGCTAATCAGCATCGACTTGGTAACTGGTAACGGGCAAGACATCGCAACAATTGCCTCCCCAGGCCCTTCCGGTCTTTTTGCCTACGACATTGCTTCGCACCCGATAGACGATGTGATGTTCTTGGTCGATAGTGGGACACGTTCCCTGTATACCCTCGACACCACAAATGGAACTTTGGGTTTGGTCGGACAATATTCTCCTCTAGGTTCAGGTGTTTTTCCAAACAACCTTGTGGGCCTTGCATTCATGCCTGACTTAGCCCCGATTCCGGAGCCTTCCACCCTGTTGCTTCTCGGTATGGGTTTGCTGGGGCTAATGGGCCTCAGCCGGAGAAAGTATAAGGCCAGGTGATGTAAGAGATTTTCATGGGAATCTTGAAAGGCAGTGCCAAGGTAGGTGCTGCCTTTTTTCTTGCAGATAAAAACGGCATCACCTTCTCCTGAGCAGTTCGAGGTGATTTAAAAAAGGCGATATGTTGAAGGATATGGTTGTTCAGCCCAACAGGACCAGAAACCAGACCACCGGGACGAGAAGCAGGGAGAGCAGAACCGCCGCGGAGCCGATATCCTTGGCTCTGCCGGAAAGCTCATTGTGCTCCAAGCCCACCCGGTCCACCACGGCCTCCACGGCCGAGTTCAACAGTTCGACGATCAGCACCAGGACCAGGCTGCCCAACAAAAGGGTTTTTTCCACGCCGGTTGCGCCCAACCATAAGGCCAAGGGGGTCAACAGCAAGGCTGCAACAACTTCAAGCCGAAAGGCTTCCTCGTTGCGCCAAGCGCTGCGCAGGCCCTGGATGGAACAGGCAAAGGCCTGGGTCAATCTCGGGATGCCCCGCAAACCACTTTTGCCCATGACAGTGCTCCTTTGCACGAGCCATCAGGATTTGAGAATCTGATTGTGCTGATTCTCAGAAAGGTTCCGCTGCTTGGCCTTTGCTGCCAAGTCGGGTGCGCTCAAATAAATACTTAATTTGAGGCACTGTCAGACTGTTTCGTGATGAGCACGATGTCTAGCCGAGTTTAGCCCCATTGGGAACGTCCTTGTCCGGCACGGCCAAGATAACACTGCCGTCCGGACGATAAAATCCAGTCAGCAGGAATTCTGAGCGAATCCGGCCGATTTGTTTGGCAGGGAAGTTGACCACGCCGAGAACCTGCCGTCCGATCAGATCGTGCCGGGAGTAGTTGTCCGTGACCTGGGCACTGGTCTGCTTGCGGCCGATTTCCGGTCCGAAGTCCACATCAATAATGTAGGCAGGCTTGCGTGCCTCGGGAAAGGGGGTAACCGCGACCACCGTACCCACACGGAGTTCCACACGCTCAAAATCTTGCCAGGAAACGGTTTCAGGGGACATTGCTCATTGGCCTCGAAACGGATGGTTCTGCGGAAAAAAAGAAAAATGGGAAGGGATAAAACAGAAATGGGGAGTGGCGGTTTGGAAAACGCCACTCCTGGTTGACGAGTTGGCCTAGCGCAGGCGTTCGGCCAGCAATTCAGCGACGTGCTTGACCTCTATCTCCTTGCCCGCGGCCTTCATTCCGCCACGGATCTGCATGACGCAGCCCGGACAGTCCGTGGCCACGGCGGTGATCTCTCCGGCCTCCAGGTTGGCCAGTTTTTTGGCCAGCAGGGTTTTGGAGATGGCCGGGAACTTCATGGAGTAGGTGCCGCCGAAACCGCAGCAGACCTCTTCCTCCGAGGTGGGCACATAGTCATGGGCCATGTTGATGGCCTCCCGGGGTGCTTCACGCACTTCCAGGCCGCGGCAGAGGTGGCAGGGGGCGTGGTATCCGACACGCTTTCCGGATCTGGTGAATTTCATGGAAGAGAGCTGCAGCACGTCGTGGATCAGCGAACTGAAGTCAATGACCTTGTCCGCGAACTGGGCTACCTTGGGCGCCAAGTCGGTCTCGTTCTCCAGCAACTTGGGGTAGGCGTGCTTCAGGTGCGAAGCGCAGGAGGCACACATGGTCA is drawn from Desulfonatronum thioautotrophicum and contains these coding sequences:
- a CDS encoding beta strand repeat-containing protein, with product MTDHPSITPRITFLCFSLLMFFALIPFFVSPASALDITWRLDGTGDWYEAGNWDPQQVPVAGNNALINNGGTAQAGQDVAVSSLRIGLPLEPTTGSTATGTVTVNGNLTSSFTTVGFAAGVNNKATGTLKVKGEVTTSGLSVGNTGQGPDILGSFGTSQGNTATGTLTVGKAAIVNDSLTIGRARAQDSKATGTATFEDSLSLTTSSFALVGEAVGTNAQGIGTLTVEGALTNTPGSTSLTIGRAAAGAAEGTLKAGSMTFSGPTLDIGRAEGMGKAEGSLVAGPGTLTFGNVRIGLVNSSTDGTADGYLELGGELVQGGGTAPNFVDIGSVLQFDTFNAVGQGTAIGKAQVQGLRNYTNINVGLAAGNTMHEVTATGTLEAGSGGIGGELTTVLNIGRVEGTPLGTDTGLTLWGPGGTAYGTVTVNGGNVNAAFVNVGLARNFGTAEGELEITGGTLTGRVLNVGRTLGEPNIQIEANTNPAHNAHGTVRITDGAIVLTPQQNAESILFVGVGQGFPGATPPTATGLLELRNADLSAQIVDIGGGSPDSTGTLLATQSNLTLDNGRLSIGRGQAEGFVNLTDSSLTVIGNREEFRGGLLVGLNQGHGSLEASNSAITLEGDLGVASFVTILDVIDGNIPARGEVHLRDGSSLAAANAFLGGGVGGNALMSLENSSADITGAFRLANSSSNLFSEASLELDASLLTAGDFYMDQLARTYFAVAGLTRGLGGYGAITVAREIQLNGALEVDFAKLAQPSFTTFNFDLITATSLVNFSDFTSVQLMNIPTGYIATSGGLFDQEQFIYRVTLTSAQVIPEPSTILLLLLGSGVLAFHAMRHRKKASH
- a CDS encoding PEP-CTERM sorting domain-containing protein, yielding MKKVIIFAIANVLLLGLAIGASATPYVLYANNYPGASPLYIVDQADGSLTQVSTGIGFNNIADLTSDTRLSSARLWGNSIIQDNIVPDKFDSTLVEIDPLTGFFKSSIAMDQPIVSLAFDVNTGVLYGNTSVGFGAPFETLYSIDPSDGSTTEIGRITFNNVFALAFDNSGTLYGVSDSTNKLISIDLVTGNGQDIATIASPGPSGLFAYDIASHPIDDVMFLVDSGTRSLYTLDTTNGTLGLVGQYSPLGSGVFPNNLVGLAFMPDLAPIPEPSTLLLLGMGLLGLMGLSRRKYKAR
- a CDS encoding diacylglycerol kinase, whose translation is MGKSGLRGIPRLTQAFACSIQGLRSAWRNEEAFRLEVVAALLLTPLALWLGATGVEKTLLLGSLVLVLIVELLNSAVEAVVDRVGLEHNELSGRAKDIGSAAVLLSLLLVPVVWFLVLLG
- a CDS encoding tRNA-binding protein gives rise to the protein MSPETVSWQDFERVELRVGTVVAVTPFPEARKPAYIIDVDFGPEIGRKQTSAQVTDNYSRHDLIGRQVLGVVNFPAKQIGRIRSEFLLTGFYRPDGSVILAVPDKDVPNGAKLG